In the Octadecabacter sp. SW4 genome, one interval contains:
- the lptG gene encoding LPS export ABC transporter permease LptG, protein MILHRYFARRFAVMFAGTFAVFLAFMALLDVVEQARRFGDTGAVFRDFVGLSLLNLPQSIYAILPLILILSTIGLFLALARSSEMVVTRAAGRSAMRALVAPVLVTLVIGIFGVTIMNPIVAATSKEYDARVGDLTLDGGNVMSITRSGLWLRQGSERGQTVIRAAAANADGTQLRDVSFITFSPEGGPIRRIEAARATLTAGAWTLEDAKAWPLSDTRNPEEWATTYPTLDVPSTLTADQIRDSFGMPSSIPVWELPAFIRDLQQAGFSARRHQVWLQMELALPAFLVSMVLIGAGFTMRHQRSGRTGVMVLFAILVSFGLYFIRNFAQVLGENGQIPVLLAVWAPPLAAIGLSLGLLLHLEDG, encoded by the coding sequence ATGATCCTGCACCGCTATTTCGCGCGCCGCTTTGCGGTGATGTTTGCCGGAACCTTTGCCGTGTTTCTGGCCTTCATGGCCTTGCTGGACGTTGTCGAACAGGCGCGCCGTTTCGGCGACACGGGCGCGGTTTTTCGTGATTTTGTCGGCCTTAGTCTGCTGAACCTGCCGCAGTCGATCTACGCGATCCTGCCGTTGATCCTGATCCTTTCGACCATCGGGCTGTTTCTGGCGTTGGCACGGTCGTCGGAAATGGTGGTGACACGGGCGGCCGGGCGTTCGGCAATGCGCGCATTGGTGGCACCTGTTCTGGTGACCCTGGTGATCGGCATCTTTGGCGTGACCATTATGAACCCGATTGTCGCGGCCACTTCCAAGGAATATGACGCCCGCGTGGGCGACTTGACCCTTGACGGTGGCAATGTCATGTCGATTACCCGGTCGGGCCTGTGGTTGCGCCAGGGCAGCGAACGCGGCCAAACGGTTATTCGCGCCGCTGCGGCCAATGCGGACGGCACTCAATTGCGCGACGTGAGCTTTATCACCTTTAGCCCCGAGGGCGGGCCGATCCGCCGGATCGAAGCTGCCCGCGCCACCTTGACCGCGGGCGCATGGACGCTGGAAGACGCCAAGGCCTGGCCGTTGTCGGACACCCGCAATCCCGAGGAATGGGCCACGACCTATCCCACGCTCGACGTGCCCTCGACCCTGACAGCCGACCAGATCCGCGACAGTTTCGGCATGCCCTCGTCCATTCCCGTATGGGAACTGCCCGCCTTTATCCGCGATCTGCAACAGGCCGGGTTTTCGGCGCGCCGCCATCAGGTCTGGCTGCAGATGGAACTGGCCCTGCCCGCCTTTCTGGTGTCGATGGTGTTGATCGGCGCGGGGTTCACCATGCGCCACCAACGTAGCGGGCGCACAGGCGTGATGGTGCTGTTTGCGATCCTCGTCAGTTTTGGCCTCTATTTCATCCGCAATTTCGCGCAGGTCTTGGGTGAAAACGGCCAGATTCCGGTCTTGCTGGCGGTATGGGCCCCGCCCCTGGCGGCAATCGGCCTGTCGCTGGGCCTGTTGCTGCATCTGGAGGACGGCTGA
- the lptF gene encoding LPS export ABC transporter permease LptF: protein MARFDRYMLSQLFTLFGFFSLVLVLIYWINRAVRLFDQLIADGQTAIVFLEFTAMTLPQIIRIVLPLAAFVAATYVTNRMSSDSELTVVQATGYSAFRLARPVLVFGLIVTGMMLVLTHFLAPMSSARLAERSAEISRNMTARLLTEGTFTNPADGITFYIREITPAGELLDVFLSDNRDADQSITYTTNRAYLVRTDNGPQLVMIDGMAQTLDTETQRLFTTTFTDFAFDIGALIPEAGVRNRSSRELTTLELLNPTPELEAETGRSAGALIVEGHDRFDQAFLATVAALIGFATLLTGGFSRFGLWRQIIAAVFLVIVVKVLESTGAGIARANPALWPMVYLPVVGGAVIVWTSLFAASRPYLFKRRTSGVPA from the coding sequence GTGGCACGATTCGACAGATACATGCTGTCGCAACTGTTCACGCTGTTCGGTTTTTTTTCGTTGGTGCTGGTGCTGATCTACTGGATCAACCGCGCGGTGCGCCTGTTTGACCAGTTGATCGCCGATGGGCAGACAGCCATCGTCTTTCTGGAATTCACCGCCATGACCCTGCCGCAGATCATCCGGATCGTGCTGCCACTCGCGGCCTTTGTCGCGGCCACCTATGTGACCAACCGGATGTCCTCGGACAGTGAACTGACGGTGGTGCAGGCCACCGGCTATTCTGCATTTCGTCTGGCGCGGCCTGTGCTGGTCTTTGGCTTGATCGTTACGGGGATGATGCTGGTGCTGACCCACTTTCTGGCCCCGATGAGTTCGGCGCGGCTGGCCGAACGCAGCGCCGAAATTTCGCGCAACATGACAGCGCGTCTGCTGACCGAGGGGACATTTACGAACCCCGCAGATGGCATCACCTTTTATATCCGCGAGATCACGCCGGCGGGCGAACTGCTGGATGTATTCCTGTCTGACAACCGCGACGCCGATCAAAGCATCACCTATACCACGAACCGCGCCTACCTGGTGCGCACGGACAACGGGCCGCAACTGGTGATGATCGACGGGATGGCGCAGACGCTTGATACCGAGACACAGCGCCTGTTCACGACAACCTTTACCGATTTCGCCTTTGATATCGGTGCGCTAATTCCCGAAGCGGGCGTGCGCAACAGGTCGTCGCGCGAGTTGACCACGCTGGAATTGCTCAACCCGACGCCGGAACTTGAGGCCGAAACCGGTCGCAGTGCGGGTGCCTTGATCGTCGAGGGGCATGACCGCTTTGATCAGGCATTTCTGGCAACCGTCGCGGCATTGATCGGCTTTGCGACACTGCTGACGGGGGGCTTTAGCCGCTTTGGCCTTTGGCGTCAGATCATCGCGGCGGTGTTTCTGGTGATCGTTGTCAAAGTTCTGGAAAGCACAGGTGCGGGCATCGCACGCGCCAATCCCGCGCTTTGGCCAATGGTCTATCTGCCTGTTGTGGGTGGGGCCGTGATTGTCTGGACGTCGCTGTTCGCGGCCTCGCGCCCCTATCTGTTCAAGCGCCGCACAAGCGGGGTGCCCGCATGA
- a CDS encoding leucyl aminopeptidase yields the protein MTTPAQITFAAVDIDPIAETTGKIAVLISGDGKLDKGARRVNALMRKALTRFAESARFTKMKAGDAVELAFPANMAADGVIVAKVENRRDVAEARKIGVSIAKLRGAGPLLVLAGPSARASEIALGIALRGYTFSDHKQDKGDAAGDVTMMVAKPDDETAAYAAKAAVAEGVFFTRDLVTEPANVLTTTEFANRLVALKDIGVKVEVLEEKDLEKLGMGSLLCVGLGSASPSKVVVMQWEGGKKGAAPFALVGKGVVFDTGGISLKPAAGMEDMTMDMGGAGVVAGVMKTLALRGAKANVVGLVGLVENMPSDRATRPGDVVKSMKGDTIEVINTDAEGRLVLADVLWYAQDRFKPTGVINLATLTGAIIIGLGHENAGVFSNDDTLCNAFLKSAQAEGEGAWRMPMGQAYDDMLKSQVADMKNVGSRAAGSITAAQFLKRFIQDGMPWIHLDIAGTASVKEDTAYAPKGATGWGVMALDRLIADTVEG from the coding sequence ATGACCACCCCCGCCCAGATCACCTTTGCCGCCGTCGACATCGACCCGATTGCCGAAACGACGGGTAAGATCGCCGTGCTGATCAGTGGTGATGGCAAGCTCGACAAGGGCGCGCGCCGCGTCAATGCGCTGATGCGCAAGGCGCTGACGCGGTTTGCCGAAAGCGCGCGTTTCACCAAGATGAAGGCGGGCGATGCGGTGGAACTGGCTTTCCCCGCCAATATGGCCGCCGATGGGGTGATCGTCGCCAAGGTCGAAAACCGCCGCGATGTGGCCGAGGCGCGCAAGATCGGCGTGTCCATCGCCAAACTGCGTGGTGCTGGCCCGCTGCTGGTTCTTGCCGGCCCCTCTGCGCGCGCAAGCGAGATCGCGTTGGGCATCGCACTGCGCGGCTACACCTTCAGCGATCACAAGCAGGACAAGGGCGATGCAGCAGGCGACGTCACCATGATGGTCGCCAAACCCGATGATGAAACCGCCGCCTATGCCGCCAAGGCCGCTGTGGCCGAGGGTGTGTTCTTTACCCGCGATCTGGTCACTGAACCCGCCAATGTGCTGACCACCACCGAATTTGCCAATCGTCTGGTCGCCCTGAAGGACATCGGCGTCAAGGTCGAGGTCCTGGAAGAAAAAGACCTTGAGAAACTGGGGATGGGGTCACTGCTGTGTGTGGGCCTTGGCTCGGCCAGCCCCTCAAAGGTGGTGGTGATGCAATGGGAGGGCGGCAAAAAAGGCGCAGCCCCGTTTGCCTTGGTCGGCAAGGGCGTGGTGTTTGACACAGGCGGGATCAGTCTGAAACCTGCGGCAGGCATGGAAGACATGACCATGGATATGGGCGGCGCGGGCGTCGTCGCGGGTGTGATGAAAACGCTGGCGCTGCGCGGGGCCAAGGCGAATGTGGTCGGCCTTGTGGGCCTCGTTGAAAACATGCCATCCGATCGCGCGACCCGTCCCGGCGATGTGGTGAAATCCATGAAGGGTGACACGATCGAGGTGATCAACACCGATGCCGAAGGGCGGCTCGTGCTGGCCGATGTGCTGTGGTATGCGCAGGACCGTTTCAAACCCACAGGCGTGATCAACCTGGCGACCCTCACCGGGGCGATCATCATCGGCTTGGGCCATGAAAACGCAGGGGTTTTCAGCAATGACGACACCCTGTGCAACGCCTTCCTGAAATCGGCGCAGGCCGAGGGCGAAGGGGCCTGGCGCATGCCGATGGGGCAGGCCTATGACGACATGCTCAAAAGCCAGGTGGCGGACATGAAAAACGTCGGCAGCCGCGCGGCAGGGTCAATCACGGCGGCGCAGTTCCTTAAACGGTTCATTCAGGACGGGATGCCGTGGATTCACCTTGATATCGCGGGCACGGCCTCGGTCAAGGAAGACACGGCCTATGCCCCAAAGGGCGCGACCGGCTGGGGTGTCATGGCGCTTGACCGCCTGATTGCCGACACGGTCGAGGGGTAA
- a CDS encoding DNA polymerase III subunit chi encodes MGAAFFYHLTQTPLESTLPMLIAKSREKGWRIEVRGQDADRMAQLDVALWRGPDDSFAPHGIAGGPHDADQPVLLTTGAGAANAPACLMAVHGADVTADEVSTMARTCILFDGLDADAVAHARTQWKALTDAGCAAQYWAQDGGRWAMKAQK; translated from the coding sequence ATGGGGGCTGCGTTCTTTTATCACCTGACTCAGACGCCTTTGGAAAGCACCCTGCCGATGCTGATCGCCAAAAGCCGCGAAAAGGGCTGGCGGATCGAAGTGCGCGGACAGGACGCCGACCGTATGGCGCAGCTTGATGTCGCGCTCTGGCGTGGCCCCGACGACAGCTTTGCGCCCCACGGGATCGCTGGGGGGCCCCATGATGCCGACCAGCCAGTGCTGCTGACCACGGGCGCGGGCGCGGCCAACGCCCCGGCCTGCCTGATGGCGGTGCACGGGGCCGATGTCACGGCCGATGAGGTCAGCACGATGGCGCGCACCTGCATCCTGTTTGACGGTCTTGACGCGGATGCCGTGGCCCATGCGCGCACCCAATGGAAGGCGCTGACCGACGCGGGCTGCGCGGCGCAATACTGGGCCCAGGACGGCGGACGCTGGGCGATGAAGGCACAAAAATAG
- a CDS encoding TIGR02281 family clan AA aspartic protease, whose translation MDGDQTARFIFLALLGGAIAGGYLVQHRKKMGKVAQQAAVWALIFLGAIAAVGLWGDIRDDIMPRQTAFAGGITEVPRQRDGHFYLTLDVNGQAIEFLVDTGATQVVLTQSDADRVGIDVANLAFLGTAYTANGPVDVASVRLNTVALGEMEDTDIRALVNKGELDQSLLGMSYLDLFERIEITGDALILTR comes from the coding sequence ATGGATGGTGATCAGACAGCCCGTTTCATCTTTTTGGCCCTGCTTGGCGGGGCGATTGCGGGTGGCTATCTGGTGCAGCATCGCAAGAAGATGGGCAAGGTCGCGCAACAGGCTGCCGTCTGGGCGCTGATCTTTCTGGGTGCCATCGCGGCGGTCGGCCTGTGGGGCGACATTCGCGATGATATCATGCCGCGTCAGACAGCCTTTGCAGGCGGGATCACCGAAGTGCCACGCCAGCGTGACGGCCATTTTTATCTGACGTTGGATGTAAACGGCCAGGCGATTGAATTTCTTGTGGATACCGGCGCGACACAGGTTGTATTGACCCAAAGTGATGCGGATCGTGTCGGCATCGATGTGGCCAATCTGGCATTCCTGGGAACGGCCTATACCGCCAACGGCCCTGTCGATGTGGCAAGTGTGCGTCTTAACACTGTCGCCTTGGGCGAGATGGAAGATACCGATATCCGTGCGCTGGTGAACAAGGGCGAACTGGATCAATCGCTGCTGGGCATGTCCTATCTTGATTTGTTCGAGCGGATCGAAATCACCGGCGATGCGCTGATCCTCACACGCTAG
- a CDS encoding MarC family protein → MMETAALITAFTTLFVIIDPPGLAPLFLALTQGMTGPQRRAIAIRASLVAIGILLGFGLFGEALLGFIGISMPAFRVAGGVLLFLTALDMLFERRQKRREDTAEEEEAEPDHDPSVFPLAVPLIAGPGAIATMILLVGQTEGALGFAALVAVLLAVMAINFAFFMASGLIEHALGKTGINVITRLLGMLLAALAVQFILDGLRSFGFAA, encoded by the coding sequence ATGATGGAAACCGCCGCCCTGATCACTGCCTTTACCACGCTGTTCGTGATCATTGATCCGCCGGGATTGGCACCGCTGTTCCTTGCCTTGACCCAAGGCATGACAGGGCCACAGCGCCGCGCGATTGCCATTCGTGCCAGCCTCGTTGCCATTGGTATTCTGCTGGGCTTTGGTCTGTTTGGCGAAGCCCTGCTGGGGTTTATCGGCATTTCCATGCCCGCGTTTCGCGTGGCGGGGGGCGTGTTGTTGTTCCTGACGGCCTTGGACATGCTGTTCGAGCGCCGCCAGAAACGCCGCGAGGACACCGCCGAGGAAGAAGAAGCCGAGCCGGATCATGATCCGTCGGTTTTCCCGCTGGCCGTGCCGCTGATCGCTGGCCCTGGTGCCATTGCGACGATGATCCTGTTGGTCGGGCAAACCGAAGGCGCGCTGGGGTTTGCGGCCCTTGTCGCTGTGCTGCTGGCTGTCATGGCGATCAACTTTGCCTTCTTCATGGCCTCCGGCCTGATCGAACACGCACTTGGCAAGACCGGTATCAACGTGATCACCCGCTTGTTGGGGATGCTGCTGGCCGCCCTCGCGGTGCAGTTCATTTTGGACGGTCTGCGCTCTTTTGGTTTTGCTGCCTAA
- a CDS encoding ABC-F family ATP-binding cassette domain-containing protein has product MLRITDISYSIDGRVLIENATAVIPTGHKVGLVGRNGTGKTTLFKMIRGELILDTGEITLPRGWKIGGVSQEVPGNEVSLIDTVLAADVERADLLAEADTATDPARIADIQTRLTDIDAWSAEARASSILKGLGFTDSEQKQPCSAFSGGWRMRVALAAVLFSEPDLLLLDEPTNYLDLEGALWLENYLVKYPHTVLIVSHDRELLNRSVGGILHLEDKKLTYYTGPYDSFVKQRAEKRSLLVSAAKKQEAKRAHLESFVSRFKAKASKAKQAQSRVKMLEKMETIRVPEDAARTVFTFPRPEELSPPIIALENASTGYGEHVVLRDLNLRIDQDDRIALLGRNGEGKSTLAKLLSNRLEVMDGRQVSSTKLRIGFFAQHQVDELRVEETPLQHLIRERAEEGQAKLRARLAGFGLMAAQAETEVGRLSGGQKARLSLLLATLPAPHLLILDEPTNHLDIESREALVEALTAYTGAVILVSHDMHLLSMVADRLWLVKDGHVKPYDDDLQAYRRMLLTPDKPASDKPKPVKPAKPKATREQVMGLRADVRKCEDRVTKINDMRDKLAKKLADPVLYEDARKGELETWNRKYAEVMDGLGKAEAMWMAALERLEAAEK; this is encoded by the coding sequence ATGTTACGCATCACAGACATCAGTTATTCCATCGACGGGCGTGTCCTGATCGAAAATGCAACGGCCGTCATTCCGACGGGCCACAAGGTGGGCCTTGTGGGGCGCAACGGCACGGGTAAGACAACCCTGTTCAAGATGATCCGTGGCGAGCTGATCCTTGATACGGGCGAAATAACCCTGCCCCGCGGCTGGAAGATTGGCGGCGTCAGCCAGGAAGTGCCCGGCAACGAGGTCTCGCTAATCGACACGGTGCTGGCTGCGGATGTGGAACGTGCCGACCTGCTGGCCGAGGCCGACACCGCCACCGATCCCGCCCGCATCGCCGATATCCAGACCCGCCTTACAGACATTGACGCCTGGAGCGCGGAGGCGCGCGCCTCAAGCATCCTCAAGGGGTTGGGATTCACGGATAGCGAGCAAAAACAACCCTGTAGCGCATTTTCCGGTGGCTGGCGGATGCGCGTGGCCTTGGCGGCCGTGCTGTTTTCGGAACCCGATCTGCTGCTGCTGGACGAACCGACCAACTATCTTGATCTCGAAGGCGCGCTGTGGCTCGAAAACTATCTGGTCAAATATCCACACACGGTCCTGATCGTCAGCCACGACCGCGAATTGCTGAACCGGTCCGTCGGCGGCATCCTGCATCTGGAAGACAAGAAGCTGACCTATTACACCGGCCCTTACGATAGCTTCGTCAAGCAACGTGCTGAAAAACGGTCACTTTTGGTTTCAGCCGCCAAAAAGCAAGAGGCCAAGCGCGCCCATCTGGAAAGCTTCGTGAGCCGCTTCAAGGCCAAGGCTTCAAAGGCGAAACAGGCGCAATCGCGCGTCAAGATGCTGGAAAAGATGGAAACCATCCGCGTGCCCGAAGATGCGGCGCGCACGGTGTTCACGTTCCCACGTCCCGAGGAACTGTCACCGCCGATCATCGCGCTGGAAAACGCATCAACGGGCTACGGCGAACATGTGGTTTTGCGCGATCTGAACCTGCGCATTGATCAGGACGATCGCATCGCCCTTCTAGGGCGCAACGGTGAAGGAAAATCCACACTTGCCAAGCTGTTATCGAACAGACTTGAAGTGATGGACGGGCGTCAGGTCAGCAGCACAAAACTGCGGATCGGCTTTTTTGCCCAGCATCAGGTGGATGAATTGCGCGTCGAGGAAACGCCGCTGCAACACCTGATCCGCGAACGCGCCGAGGAAGGTCAGGCCAAATTGCGCGCCCGTCTGGCGGGCTTTGGCCTGATGGCGGCGCAGGCCGAAACCGAGGTCGGACGCCTGTCAGGTGGGCAAAAGGCGCGTCTGTCGCTGTTGCTGGCCACCCTGCCCGCGCCGCATCTGCTGATCCTGGACGAACCGACCAACCACCTTGATATCGAAAGCCGCGAGGCACTGGTCGAGGCCCTGACCGCCTATACCGGCGCGGTCATTCTGGTCAGCCACGACATGCACCTGTTGTCGATGGTCGCAGACCGGCTGTGGCTGGTCAAGGACGGTCATGTCAAACCCTACGACGACGATTTGCAGGCCTATCGGCGGATGCTGTTGACGCCCGACAAACCTGCCAGTGACAAACCGAAACCTGTCAAACCCGCCAAACCCAAGGCGACCCGCGAACAGGTCATGGGCTTGCGCGCGGATGTGCGCAAATGCGAGGATCGCGTCACCAAGATCAACGACATGCGCGACAAGCTGGCAAAAAAGCTGGCCGATCCGGTGCTTTACGAGGACGCGCGCAAGGGCGAGCTGGAAACATGGAACCGCAAATACGCCGAAGTGATGGATGGGCTGGGCAAGGCCGAGGCCATGTGGATGGCCGCACTCGAACGGTTGGAAGCGGCTGAAAAATGA
- a CDS encoding MFS transporter: MLSILRNPAFGRLFSAQVVALVGTGLLTVALGLLAYDLAGPRAASVLGLAYVIKMVAYVGLSPVFSALFARLPRRRVLVAADLVRAGVALSLPFITEVWQIYLAIFVLQSASASFTPAFQATIPDVLPDEDDYTRALSLSRLAYDLENLISPALAGLLLLVVSYHWLFAGTALGFALSALLVVTTRLPAPIPTRDRPFHDRLTRGVRIYLATPRLRGMLALVLTAASASAFVIVDTVVLVRDTYNGSEADVATALAAFGAGSMFAAIALPRLLRRTGDRPVMLIAAAALAGLLAMHGIWQSLARPDWIALLVLWAAFGIAYAAILTPSGRLLRRSSAPDDRAALFTAHFALSHVCWLIAYPIAGSAMTRLGPAPTLLILAALAFAGLLAALYLWPRAADGPLPHSHPDLPASHPHLRAYGQGAAHAHAIVLDDEHRVWPTHG; encoded by the coding sequence ATGCTTTCGATTCTGCGTAATCCCGCGTTCGGGCGTCTGTTTTCGGCCCAGGTGGTGGCCCTTGTCGGCACTGGCCTTCTGACCGTGGCGCTGGGTCTGCTGGCCTATGATCTGGCCGGCCCGCGCGCGGCCTCGGTGCTTGGTCTTGCCTATGTGATCAAGATGGTGGCCTATGTCGGCCTTTCGCCGGTTTTTTCGGCGCTGTTCGCCCGCCTGCCGCGCCGCCGTGTGCTTGTCGCCGCTGATCTGGTGCGCGCGGGGGTCGCGCTGTCGCTGCCCTTCATCACCGAAGTCTGGCAGATTTATCTGGCGATCTTCGTGCTGCAATCCGCCTCGGCCAGCTTTACCCCCGCCTTTCAGGCGACGATCCCCGATGTGCTTCCCGATGAAGACGACTATACCCGCGCGCTGTCGCTGTCGCGGCTGGCCTACGATCTTGAAAACCTGATCAGCCCGGCCTTGGCTGGTCTTTTGCTGCTCGTCGTCAGTTATCACTGGCTTTTTGCGGGCACCGCCTTGGGCTTTGCGCTCTCGGCGCTCCTGGTGGTCACGACCCGCCTGCCCGCGCCCATCCCGACGCGGGACCGCCCGTTTCACGACCGCCTCACACGCGGTGTGCGCATCTATCTGGCCACACCGCGCCTGCGCGGGATGCTGGCACTGGTGTTGACGGCTGCAAGCGCCAGCGCCTTTGTGATCGTCGATACCGTTGTGCTGGTGCGCGACACATACAACGGCAGCGAGGCCGATGTCGCGACCGCGCTTGCCGCCTTTGGCGCGGGTTCGATGTTCGCGGCCATTGCCCTGCCGCGCCTTTTGCGCCGCACGGGCGACCGCCCCGTGATGCTTATCGCTGCGGCGGCGCTTGCGGGCCTTCTGGCAATGCATGGTATCTGGCAATCCCTCGCGCGGCCCGACTGGATCGCGCTGCTGGTGCTCTGGGCCGCCTTTGGCATCGCCTATGCGGCAATCCTCACGCCTTCGGGGCGGCTTTTGCGGCGATCCTCGGCACCTGATGACCGCGCAGCCCTGTTCACCGCGCATTTCGCACTGTCGCACGTTTGCTGGCTGATCGCCTATCCGATCGCGGGCAGCGCGATGACACGCCTTGGCCCTGCGCCGACACTTCTTATCCTTGCGGCTTTGGCGTTTGCGGGGCTTCTGGCTGCGCTTTATCTCTGGCCCCGCGCCGCCGACGGGCCGCTACCGCATTCTCACCCCGACCTGCCTGCGTCCCATCCGCACCTGCGCGCATATGGACAGGGCGCGGCCCATGCCCACGCAATCGTGCTAGATGATGAACACCGCGTCTGGCCAACTCACGGCTGA
- the ndk gene encoding nucleoside-diphosphate kinase, whose protein sequence is MAIQRTFSIIKPDATKRNLTGKIAAKFEEAGLRIVASKRIQLTLAQAQQFYGVHAERPFFDELCEFMISEPIVVQVLEGEDAIAKNREVMGATNPADAADGTIRKEFALSIGENSVHGSDAPETAAEEIAFFFSGLELVG, encoded by the coding sequence ATGGCTATCCAACGCACCTTTTCGATCATCAAACCCGACGCCACCAAACGCAACCTGACCGGCAAGATCGCCGCCAAGTTCGAGGAGGCCGGCCTGCGCATCGTCGCCTCCAAGCGCATTCAGTTGACACTGGCCCAGGCGCAGCAGTTTTATGGTGTCCACGCCGAACGTCCCTTCTTTGATGAGCTTTGTGAATTCATGATCTCCGAACCGATCGTCGTGCAGGTTCTGGAAGGCGAAGACGCCATCGCGAAAAACCGCGAAGTCATGGGCGCCACCAACCCTGCCGATGCGGCTGACGGCACGATCCGCAAGGAATTCGCGCTCTCGATCGGCGAAAACTCGGTCCACGGGTCAGACGCACCTGAAACCGCAGCCGAAGAAATCGCATTCTTCTTCTCGGGTCTTGAACTGGTCGGCTAA